The Lycium barbarum isolate Lr01 chromosome 9, ASM1917538v2, whole genome shotgun sequence genome has a segment encoding these proteins:
- the LOC132610137 gene encoding uncharacterized protein LOC132610137 isoform X1 — protein sequence MAAQVAFTSSFKLLDNGQLSKQQLFMPKSSLMLMHRGFCFESCKISRFPSSSIWKVIAPYLIKLERRSNMQRCKRRFCLASLVDADAAVISEWVPTIDQMLLMTSIFLTYIAGVIPSEKSSPLDAGGNAQSGNVDTDGTSFLGSVRTSNDHIGIESAWDVVNGKLMNSLSSIKRVDLGAMSVESEQNLGKQPSNLAVLAQGPRLRLLWTSFQLLKQEVDSISTNAVTFGNDNSLAIFNGVIQKLCQHLCVTWLEEELFLRNGKTNTECLSSAVNNLDEYGVLTNIRKSGKEHLFAELICVLSFGSLRKAGFYNDSLFMEHGVLILEDLVITLADGIASMYLELISVDSSVSNEMNSLGLSLCTLSTRALQKLRNEAALNQWLHQNMETVVSMYEDRFDLYTFQLQLIEESSKRKVQNVNWWKKLRMMSSQPVLSQLNTVVINQISIPVKRTKELRALTGWRYYYSLLLELADIAMPLIRTVISKLSDAISFFLVSLIGRSLGLIYTGIRQSLRWK from the exons ATGGCAGCACAGGTGGCTTTCACTTCAAGTTTTAAGCTGCTTGACAATGGACAGCTCTCGAAACAACAACTCTTCATGCCTAAAAGCTCACTTATGTTGATGCACAG GGGATTTTGCTTTGAGAGTTGTAAAATATCTCGCTTTCCATCATCGAGCATTTGGAAGGTCATTGCTCCGTACTTAATAAAGCtggagagaagatcaaacatgcAAAGGTGCAAGAGACGCTTTTGCCTCGCTTCTCTGGTTGATGCTGATGCTGCAGTAATTTCTGAATGGGTTCCAACCATTGACCAAATGCTCCTCATGACCAGTATATTCCTTACATATATAGCTGGAGTAATACCTTCTGAAAAAAGTTCTCCTTTAGATGCTGGAGGCAATGCCCAAAGTGGAAATGTGGACACTGACGGGACATCCTTTTTGGGTAG TGTGAGGACAAGCAATGATCACATCGGCATAGAATCTGCATGGGATGTAGTAAATGGAAAACTGATGAATTCTTTGTCTTCCATAAAACGAGTAGATCTTGGTGCTATGAGCGTTGAATCTGAACAGAACCTTGGAAAACAACCTTCAAATTTGGCCGTGCTTGCTCAAGGTCCAAGATTAAGGCTGCTGTGGACATCTTTTCAGTTACTCAAGCAAGAG GTTGATAGTATTTCTACAAATGCTGTTACCTTCGGCAATGATAACTCTTTGGCCATATTTAATGGTGTCATTCAGAAGTTGTGCCAGCATTTATGTGTTACTTGGCTGGAAGAGGAACTCTTTCTGAGAAATGGCAAAACTAACACG GAATGTCTTTCTTCAGCAGTTAATAACTTAGATGAATATGGAGTTTTAACGAACATCAGAAAGTCAGGGAAGGAGCATCTATTTGCTGAATTGATCTGTGTTCTTAGCTTTGGTTCTCTCCG GAAAGCTGGCTTTTATAATGATAGCTTGTTTATGGAGCACGGAGTCCTTATTCTGGAGGATTTGGTGATAACGTTGGCAGATGGGATTGCAAGCATGTATTTGGAGCTTATATCTGTTGATAGTAGTGTGTCAAATGAAATGAACAGCCTTGGGTTGAGTTTATGTACATTGTCAACCCGAGCACTTCAGAAATTACGCAATGAG GCTGCTTTGAATCAATGGTTGCATCAGAACATGGAAACAGTTGTTTCCATGTACGAAGATCGGTTTGACTTGTACACATTTCAACTCCAGCTTATCGAGGAATCTAGCAAGAGGAAAGTTCAAAATGTTAATTGGTGGAAGAAGCTTAGGATGATGAGTTCTCAGCCTGTTTTATCTCAATTGAATACTGTTGTGATCAACCAAATCTCCATACCTGTTAAACGGACCAAGGAACTTAGGGCCTTGACTGGGTG GAGATATTACTACAGTCTTCTCCTTGAATTGGCTGATATTGCAATGCCGTTGATAAGAACTGTTATTTCTAAGCTGAGCGATGCCATCTCATTTTTTCTGGTTAGCTTGATAGGGCGGTCTTTGGGGCTTATCTATACGGGGATAAGGCAATCCCTGCGGTGGAAGTAA
- the LOC132610137 gene encoding uncharacterized protein LOC132610137 isoform X2 gives MAAQVAFTSSFKLLDNGQLSKQQLFMPKSSLMLMHRGFCFESCKISRFPSSSIWKVIAPYLIKLERRSNMQRCKRRFCLASLVDADAAVISEWVPTIDQMLLMTSIFLTYIAGVIPSEKSSPLDAGGNAQSGNVDTDGTSFLGSVRTSNDHIGIESAWDVVNGKLMNSLSSIKRVDLGAMSVESEQNLGKQPSNLAVLAQGPRLRLLWTSFQLLKQEVDSISTNAVTFGNDNSLAIFNGVIQKLCQHLCVTWLEEELFLRNGKTNTECLSSAVNNLDEYGVLTNIRKSGKEHLFAELICVLSFGSLRKAGFYNDSLFMEHGVLILEDLVITLADGIASMYLELISVDSSVSNEMNSLGLSLCTLSTRALQKLRNEAALNQWLHQNMETVVSMYEDRFDLYTFQLQLIEESSKRKVQNVNWWKKLRMMSSQPVLSQLNTVVINQISIPVKRTKELRALTGWHYQAQNVMYLLSLSFFTLSGDITTVFSLNWLILQCR, from the exons ATGGCAGCACAGGTGGCTTTCACTTCAAGTTTTAAGCTGCTTGACAATGGACAGCTCTCGAAACAACAACTCTTCATGCCTAAAAGCTCACTTATGTTGATGCACAG GGGATTTTGCTTTGAGAGTTGTAAAATATCTCGCTTTCCATCATCGAGCATTTGGAAGGTCATTGCTCCGTACTTAATAAAGCtggagagaagatcaaacatgcAAAGGTGCAAGAGACGCTTTTGCCTCGCTTCTCTGGTTGATGCTGATGCTGCAGTAATTTCTGAATGGGTTCCAACCATTGACCAAATGCTCCTCATGACCAGTATATTCCTTACATATATAGCTGGAGTAATACCTTCTGAAAAAAGTTCTCCTTTAGATGCTGGAGGCAATGCCCAAAGTGGAAATGTGGACACTGACGGGACATCCTTTTTGGGTAG TGTGAGGACAAGCAATGATCACATCGGCATAGAATCTGCATGGGATGTAGTAAATGGAAAACTGATGAATTCTTTGTCTTCCATAAAACGAGTAGATCTTGGTGCTATGAGCGTTGAATCTGAACAGAACCTTGGAAAACAACCTTCAAATTTGGCCGTGCTTGCTCAAGGTCCAAGATTAAGGCTGCTGTGGACATCTTTTCAGTTACTCAAGCAAGAG GTTGATAGTATTTCTACAAATGCTGTTACCTTCGGCAATGATAACTCTTTGGCCATATTTAATGGTGTCATTCAGAAGTTGTGCCAGCATTTATGTGTTACTTGGCTGGAAGAGGAACTCTTTCTGAGAAATGGCAAAACTAACACG GAATGTCTTTCTTCAGCAGTTAATAACTTAGATGAATATGGAGTTTTAACGAACATCAGAAAGTCAGGGAAGGAGCATCTATTTGCTGAATTGATCTGTGTTCTTAGCTTTGGTTCTCTCCG GAAAGCTGGCTTTTATAATGATAGCTTGTTTATGGAGCACGGAGTCCTTATTCTGGAGGATTTGGTGATAACGTTGGCAGATGGGATTGCAAGCATGTATTTGGAGCTTATATCTGTTGATAGTAGTGTGTCAAATGAAATGAACAGCCTTGGGTTGAGTTTATGTACATTGTCAACCCGAGCACTTCAGAAATTACGCAATGAG GCTGCTTTGAATCAATGGTTGCATCAGAACATGGAAACAGTTGTTTCCATGTACGAAGATCGGTTTGACTTGTACACATTTCAACTCCAGCTTATCGAGGAATCTAGCAAGAGGAAAGTTCAAAATGTTAATTGGTGGAAGAAGCTTAGGATGATGAGTTCTCAGCCTGTTTTATCTCAATTGAATACTGTTGTGATCAACCAAATCTCCATACCTGTTAAACGGACCAAGGAACTTAGGGCCTTGACTGGGTG GCATTATCAAGCCCAAAATGTGATGTACTTACTGTCATTATCTTTCTTTACCCTTTCAGGAGATATTACTACAGTCTTCTCCTTGAATTGGCTGATATTGCAATGCCGTTGA